From a single Paramisgurnus dabryanus chromosome 17, PD_genome_1.1, whole genome shotgun sequence genomic region:
- the LOC135777918 gene encoding serine/threonine-protein phosphatase PP1-beta catalytic subunit-like isoform X2, which translates to MQNTALKMAEGELNVDSLISRLLEVRGCRPGKIVQMTEAEVRGLCIKSREIFLSQPILLELEAPLKICGDIHGQYTDLLRLFEYGGFPPEANYLFLGDYVDRGKQSLETICLLLAYKIKYPENFFLLRGNHECASINRIYGFYDECKRRFNIKLWKTFTDCFNCLPIAAIIDEKIFCCHGGLSPDLQSMEQIRRIMRPTDVPDTGLLCDLLWSDPDKDVQGWGENDRGVSFTFGADVVSKFLNRHDLDLICRAHQVVEDGYEFFAKRQLVTLFSAPNYCGEFDNAGGMMSVDESLMCSFQILKPSEKKAKYQYGGVNSGRPVTPPRTAQAPKKR; encoded by the exons TGCGAGGATGTCGTCCAGGGAAGATCGTTCAGATGACTGAGGCAGAAGTTCGAGGACTCTGCATTAAATCTCGGGAGATCTTCCTCAGTCAACCCATCCTGCTGGAGTTGGAGGCACCGCTTAAAATCTGTG GTGATATCCATGGGCAGTACACAGATCTGTTGAGGTTGTTTGAGTACGGCGGTTTTCCTCCGGAGGCAAACTATCTCTTTCTGGGTGATTATGTTGACCGAGGCAAGCAGTCTTTGGAGACCATCTGCCTCCTGCTGGCCTACAAGATCAAATACCCCGAGAATTTTTTCTTGCTGAGGGGGAACCACGAATGCGCCTCCATCAACCGTATCTACGGCTTCTACGATGAGT GCAAACGCAGGTTCAACATTAAACTCTGGAAGACGTTCACAGACTGCTTCAACTGCCTCCCAATTGCTGCCATCATAGATGAGAAGATCTTCTGTTGCCATGGAG GTCTTTCTCCTGATCTTCAGTCAATGGAACAGATACGCCGAATTATGCGACCAACCGATGTCCCGGACACAG GTCTCCTCTGTGATTTGCTGTGGTCTGATCCAGATAAAGACGTTCAGGGGTGGGGGGAGAACGATCGTGGAGTGTCTTTCACTTTCGGTGCCGACGTAGTCAGCAAATTTCTCAACCGGCACGATCTTGACCTCATCTGCAGGGCGCACCAG GTGGTTGAAGATGGATACGAGTTCTTTGCGAAGCGTCAGTTGGTCACTCTGTTCTCAGCACCAAACTACTGCGGGGAGTTTGACAATGCTGGCGGGATGATGAGCGTGGACGAGTCACTCATGTGCTCTTTTCAG ATCCTGAAACCATCAGAAAAGAAGGCAAAGTATCAGTATGGTGGGGTTAACTCAGGGCGACCTGTAACCCCGCCACGTACCGCCCAAGCTCCCAAGAAGAGGTGA
- the rab3gap2 gene encoding rab3 GTPase-activating protein non-catalytic subunit isoform X2, whose amino-acid sequence MSCSLLEFGRVQELRQVREFLFAAQNTAGPDEEKTKAENELTWDDSDWGSWENPDTKENENQAEEEEQQQQQSAPWLQDCVLSLSPCSDLLVIAREQKAAFLSAKWRTDEGGQEEMTLGVSWSGALSVEEGECISSVICIPLASQKRSSTGRPDWTCIVIGFSSGYVRFYTESGVLLLAQLLHEDPVLRLKCRTYEIPRHPGVTEQHEELSILYRASLVTIDGFSLFQSLRACRNQVARAAAVGSDVIQPPPLAYKKWGLSDMDKVADHSSIGITNLSVFDQMKNASVLGGFHASIKGSPPAMCQYITAGAGPYTGFYYAVEGSSQPLLSHVALAVASKLTSALFSAASGWLGWKSKNDEESAQKQKPKVEPATPLPVRFGLPDSRRHGETICLSPCNTMAAVTDDFGRVTLLDVARGIAIRMWKGYRDAQLGWLQVSEARGEREIATSPSMPRRHAQFLVIYAPRRGILEVWGTQHGPRVGAFTVGKQCRLLYAGHRLMGVNSVTSQGWQIHTQQVCLFDPVSGLLRCITIPFHLALSDKKSERAKDMHLLKRLTSLLKSREVEPALLESEAQNVLLDIKHPALKKQALESLLSNRNAPVSCLINVTRALLASLKEQDPEAVDESLVQFCSSQLKLLQLYTDVQLLHTPDTSPTESEHLSFSGIEDDLARVGPVLQQYTEINTRPCVSFAQDSGELLPVRTFLSLLEWVDGELRVIKQTDTDWSQLGSFLFWGCLSGQSPLQKVCETLQESGISPQQLLSLLLSVWLNKEKEVLKCPAAVSNLHTLLSTLSAMKGAVDASWDGQSISPWWQQVRTTCLQSESAAAALLAAVVAHHVAKSTITKLAQSKFQEGWECVSLELEQWVVCIKQLEDVLALQTLLCLPPPQGSAGGAVSRCSVKTLLESGRGGVADCVSKLIFRQGVSPELLKDILQQRVENQSTEQPSQPGEEERLKELLEFVCQRFPSSLSPDVLFAHCSWEHVVQWNKDPEVGQYLDWSVEFLKMISNPHIQLGISAMMWHTFIVKRFSAAAYLMEKVGKAPKDRLCRRDVGMGDAAVRSFMGSCVQLLQALMEADSGVEEVSAPDVCVEEAWSAAEGPVSIVELAMDQRSVHYPLVQHHCVLASLMHAAMTFSLRLKPLSLFDSKGKNAFFRELTSIQLLPSGDMDPNLVAVRQEFLMAVLTGWVKALAEAEENGVRHSGTEDMWPSVCMELTSLLQVNTDILRRHLVCELYNQGLDLRAEELMMEVEDKDVLGSQLLVLTGQRLSFSLLHSQSQTKPNMELLARLPPTLCTWLKAMDPSELRCPSVPLSQSGRLINKVVEMLPENHAQYSLALHLLEAVDSLQDEP is encoded by the exons ATGTCCTGCAGTCTGCTGGAGTTCGGCCGGGTCCAGGAGCTCAGGCAGGTGCGAGAGTTTCTGTTCGCCGCACAAAACACCGCAGGTCCGGATGAAGAGAAAACAAAAGCAG AGAACGAGTTAACATGGGATGACTCAGACTGGGGATCCTGGGAGAATCCTGACACTAAGGAGAATGAAAACCAG GCTGAAGAAGAAGAACAGCAGCAGCAacagagcgccccctggctgcAGGACTGTGTGCTGTCCCTCTCCCCATGCTCTGATCTTCTGGTCATAGCTAGAGAGCAAAAAGCTGCTTTTCTCTCTg ctaagTGGCGGACCGATGAAGGCGGACAGGAAGAGATGACCCTCGGTGTGAGCTGGAGCGGAGCGCTGAGTGTTGAAGAAGG GGAGTGCATCAGTAGTGTTATCTGTATTCCATTGGCCAGCCAAAAGAG GAGTTCCACAGGCCGGCCTGATTGGACGTGTATTGTGATTGGGTTCAGCTCAGGTTATGTCCGTTTCTACACAGAG AGTGGCGTTCTTCTATTGGCTCAGCTTTTGCATGAAGATCCTGTGCTCCGTCTCAAATGTCGTACCTATGAGATTCCACGACACCCTGGAGTAACAGAACAG CATGAGGAGCTGAGTATTTTATACCGAGCATCCCTGGTTACTATCGATGGGTTTAGTCTTTTCCAGTCTTTACGTGCCTGCCGAAACCAGGTCGCCAGAG CTGCAGCAGTAGGAAGTGATGTCATCCAGCCTCCACCACTGGCTTATAAAAAGTGGGGCCTAAGTGACATGGACAAAGTTGCAGACCATTCCAGCATAG GCATTACAAACTTAAGTGTGTTTGATCAAATGAAAAACGCCTCTGTTCTGGGAGGATTTCATGCTTCGATTAAAGGAAGCCCTCCTGCTATGTGTCAGTATATTACAGCGGGAGCCGGGCCCTACACGGGTTTCTATTACGCTGTAGAG GGCAGTTCTCAGCCTCTTCTCTCTCACGTGGCTCTGGCTGTGGCCAGTAAACTCACATCAGCTCTGTTTAGTGCTGCCAG TGGTTGGTTGGGTTGGAAGAGTAAAAACGATGAGGAGTCAGCGCAGAAACAGAAACCAAAGGTGGAGCCAGCCACGCCTCTTCCTGTTAG GTTTGGTCTTCCTGATTCTCGTCGGCACGGCGAGACTATCTGTCTCTCTCCATGTAACACTATGGCTGCAGTCACAGATGATTTTGGAAGAGTCACGCTCCTGGATGTGGCACGAGGCATCGCTATCAGGATGTGGAAGG gTTACCGTGATGCTCAGCTCGGGTGGCTGCAGGTATCCGAAGCACGTGGGGAAAGAGAAATAGCAACATCTCCCTCTATGCCCCGACGCCATGCCCAATTTCTGGTGATTTATGCCCCGCGCAGGGGCATTTTAGAGGTGTGGGGAACCCAGCATGGACCACGAGTGGGGGCTTTTACTGTAGGCAAACAGTGCAG GCTGCTGTACGCAGGTCACAGGTTAATGGGTGTGAACAGTGTAACCAGTCAGGGCTGGCAGATACACACACAGCAAGTGTGTCTGTTTGACCCTGTTAGTGGACTTCTGAGATGCATCACTATACCATTTCACCTTGCACTTAG TGATAAGAAGAGCGAGCGTGCCAAAGACATGCACCTGCTCAAGAGACTAACATCTCTACTGAAGAGCAGGGAGGTGGAGCCAG ctctgCTTGAGAGTGAAGCACAAAATGTGTTACTGGACATTAAACATCCAGCTCTAAAAAAACAG GCCTTGGAGTCATTGCTGTCTAATAGGAATGCACCGGTGTCCTGTTTGATCAACGTTACTCGTGCACTATTGGCCAGCCTAAAAGAACAAG ATCCCGAGGCAGTGGATGAATCTTTGGTGCAGTTTTGTTCATCGCAACTTAAACTGCTCCAGCTTTATACAGATGTCCAGCTACTGCACACACCAGATACTTCACCCACTGAGTCTGAACAT TTGTCGTTCTCTGGCATTGAAGACGATCTGGCTCGAGTCGGCCCAGTcttacagcaatacacagagaTAAACACTCGGCCCTGCGTTTCCTTCGCTCAAGACTCCGGCGAGCTGTTGCCTGTCCGAACATTCCTGTCTCTGTTGGAGTGGGTCGACGGAGAGCTGAGGGTGATTAAACAGACCGATACCGACTGGAGCCAACTAG GTAGTTTTCTGTTCTGGGGTTGTCTTTCTGGCCAGAGTCCCTTACAGAAAGTGTGTGAGACTTTACAGGAGAGCGGCATTAGTCCTCAACAGCTGCTG TCTTTGCTGTTATCAGTTTGGCTGAACAAAGAAAAGGAGGTTCTGAAGTGTCCAGCCGCTGTCTCGAACCTGCACACACTGCTCTCCACACTCAGCGCAATGAAAG GGGCGGTTGATGCATCATGGGACGGGCAGAGCATCTCCCCCTGGTGGCAACAGGTGCGCACGACGTGTCTTCAGTCTGAGAGTGCAGCTGCTGCACTATTGGCTGCTGTGGTCGCTCATCACGTAGCCAAGAGCACCATCACCAAACTGGCACAGAGCAAG TTTCAGGAGGGATGGGAGTGTGTGTCTCTGGAGTTGGAGCAGTGGGTGGTGTGTATAAAACAGTTGGAGGACGTTCTTGCTCTGCAGACGTTGCTCTGCCTGCCGCCCCCTCAGGGTTCTGCAGGGGGCGCTGTTTCACGCTGCTCGGTCAAAACACTCTTGGAGAGTGGAAGAG GAGGTGTAGCAGACTGTGTGTCAAAGTTGATCTTCAGACAGGGTGTGTCTCCAGAACTCTTGAAGGATATTTTACAGCAGAGGGTGGAGAATCAATCCACAGAACAGCCATCACAGCCAGGGGAAGAGGAGAGACTTAAAG AGCTGCTTGAGTTTGTTTGTCAGCGTTTCCCGAGCTCTCTGTCTCCTGATGTGCTGTTTGCTCATTGTAGCTGGGAACATGTGGTCCAGTGGAACAAAGACCCGGAG GTTGGGCAGTATTTAGACTGGTCAGTGGAGTTTTTGAAGATGATCTCCAATCCACACATCCAGCTGG GTATCTCTGCTATGATGTGGCACACATTTATTGTCAAGCGGTTTTCAGCTGCTGCCTATCTAATGGAAAAG GTGGGAAAGGCACCCAAAGATCGGCTTTGCAGACGG GATGTGGGAATGGGAGACGCAGCCGTGAGAAGTTTTATGGGCTCCTGCGTGCAGTTACTTCAGGCTCTGATGGAG GCGGATTCAGGAGTGGAGGAAGTGTCTGCTCCGGACGTATGCGTGGAAGAAGCGTGGAGCGCCGCCGAAGGTCCGGTGTCTATCGTGGAGCTGGCGATGGATCAGCGATCGGTTCACTATCCGCTCGTTCAACATCACTGCGTGTTAGCATCCCTCATGCATGCCGCTATGACCTTCTCTCTTCGCCTTAAACCGCTCAGCCTATTCGACAGTAAG GGTAAGAACGCATTCTTCAGAGAGTTGACCTCAATTCAGCTGCTGCCCAGTGGAGATATGGACCCAAACCTGGTGGCTGTGAGACAAGAG tttCTGATGGCTGTATTAACAGGCTGGGTGAAGGCTTTAGCAGAAGCTGAGGAGAATGGTGTCAGACATAGTGGCACTGAAGACATGTGGCCATCTGTGTGTATGGAGCTCACATCTCTACTGCAGGTCAATACCGACATTCTGCGCAGACATCTCGTCTGCGAACTCTACAACCAGGGCCTGGACCTGCGGGCAGAGGAG ctgatGATGGAGGTCGAGGATAAGGATGTTTTGGGCTCTCAGCTCCTGGTGTTGACGGGTCAGAGACTCTCCTTCTCTCTGCTTCACTCCCAATCACAAACCAAACCCAACATGGAGCTGCTGGCCCGTCTGCCGCCCACCCTCTGCACCTGGCTGAAGGCCATG GACCCGAGCGAGCTCCGCTGTCCCTCAGTACCTCTGTCTCAGAGCGGCCGACTTATCAACAAAGTTGTCGAGATGctacctgaaaaccacgcccagtACAGCCTTGCCCTCCACCTGCTGGAGGCTGTGGACTCCTTACAGGACGAGCCCTGA
- the rab3gap2 gene encoding rab3 GTPase-activating protein non-catalytic subunit isoform X1, with amino-acid sequence MSCSLLEFGRVQELRQVREFLFAAQNTAGPDEEKTKAENELTWDDSDWGSWENPDTKENENQAEEEEQQQQQSAPWLQDCVLSLSPCSDLLVIAREQKAAFLSAKWRTDEGGQEEMTLGVSWSGALSVEEGECISSVICIPLASQKRSSTGRPDWTCIVIGFSSGYVRFYTESGVLLLAQLLHEDPVLRLKCRTYEIPRHPGVTEQHEELSILYRASLVTIDGFSLFQSLRACRNQVARAAAVGSDVIQPPPLAYKKWGLSDMDKVADHSSIGITNLSVFDQMKNASVLGGFHASIKGSPPAMCQYITAGAGPYTGFYYAVEGSSQPLLSHVALAVASKLTSALFSAASGWLGWKSKNDEESAQKQKPKVEPATPLPVRFGLPDSRRHGETICLSPCNTMAAVTDDFGRVTLLDVARGIAIRMWKGYRDAQLGWLQVSEARGEREIATSPSMPRRHAQFLVIYAPRRGILEVWGTQHGPRVGAFTVGKQCRLLYAGHRLMGVNSVTSQGWQIHTQQVCLFDPVSGLLRCITIPFHLALSDKKSERAKDMHLLKRLTSLLKSREVEPALLESEAQNVLLDIKHPALKKQALESLLSNRNAPVSCLINVTRALLASLKEQDPEAVDESLVQFCSSQLKLLQLYTDVQLLHTPDTSPTESEHLSFSGIEDDLARVGPVLQQYTEINTRPCVSFAQDSGELLPVRTFLSLLEWVDGELRVIKQTDTDWSQLGSFLFWGCLSGQSPLQKVCETLQESGISPQQLLSLLLSVWLNKEKEVLKCPAAVSNLHTLLSTLSAMKGAVDASWDGQSISPWWQQVRTTCLQSESAAAALLAAVVAHHVAKSTITKLAQSKFQEGWECVSLELEQWVVCIKQLEDVLALQTLLCLPPPQGSAGGAVSRCSVKTLLESGRGGVADCVSKLIFRQGVSPELLKDILQQRVENQSTEQPSQPGEEERLKELLEFVCQRFPSSLSPDVLFAHCSWEHVVQWNKDPEVGQYLDWSVEFLKMISNPHIQLGISAMMWHTFIVKRFSAAAYLMEKVGKAPKDRLCRRDVGMGDAAVRSFMGSCVQLLQALMEVSSSSFLPLFPFFSRADSGVEEVSAPDVCVEEAWSAAEGPVSIVELAMDQRSVHYPLVQHHCVLASLMHAAMTFSLRLKPLSLFDSKGKNAFFRELTSIQLLPSGDMDPNLVAVRQEFLMAVLTGWVKALAEAEENGVRHSGTEDMWPSVCMELTSLLQVNTDILRRHLVCELYNQGLDLRAEELMMEVEDKDVLGSQLLVLTGQRLSFSLLHSQSQTKPNMELLARLPPTLCTWLKAMDPSELRCPSVPLSQSGRLINKVVEMLPENHAQYSLALHLLEAVDSLQDEP; translated from the exons ATGTCCTGCAGTCTGCTGGAGTTCGGCCGGGTCCAGGAGCTCAGGCAGGTGCGAGAGTTTCTGTTCGCCGCACAAAACACCGCAGGTCCGGATGAAGAGAAAACAAAAGCAG AGAACGAGTTAACATGGGATGACTCAGACTGGGGATCCTGGGAGAATCCTGACACTAAGGAGAATGAAAACCAG GCTGAAGAAGAAGAACAGCAGCAGCAacagagcgccccctggctgcAGGACTGTGTGCTGTCCCTCTCCCCATGCTCTGATCTTCTGGTCATAGCTAGAGAGCAAAAAGCTGCTTTTCTCTCTg ctaagTGGCGGACCGATGAAGGCGGACAGGAAGAGATGACCCTCGGTGTGAGCTGGAGCGGAGCGCTGAGTGTTGAAGAAGG GGAGTGCATCAGTAGTGTTATCTGTATTCCATTGGCCAGCCAAAAGAG GAGTTCCACAGGCCGGCCTGATTGGACGTGTATTGTGATTGGGTTCAGCTCAGGTTATGTCCGTTTCTACACAGAG AGTGGCGTTCTTCTATTGGCTCAGCTTTTGCATGAAGATCCTGTGCTCCGTCTCAAATGTCGTACCTATGAGATTCCACGACACCCTGGAGTAACAGAACAG CATGAGGAGCTGAGTATTTTATACCGAGCATCCCTGGTTACTATCGATGGGTTTAGTCTTTTCCAGTCTTTACGTGCCTGCCGAAACCAGGTCGCCAGAG CTGCAGCAGTAGGAAGTGATGTCATCCAGCCTCCACCACTGGCTTATAAAAAGTGGGGCCTAAGTGACATGGACAAAGTTGCAGACCATTCCAGCATAG GCATTACAAACTTAAGTGTGTTTGATCAAATGAAAAACGCCTCTGTTCTGGGAGGATTTCATGCTTCGATTAAAGGAAGCCCTCCTGCTATGTGTCAGTATATTACAGCGGGAGCCGGGCCCTACACGGGTTTCTATTACGCTGTAGAG GGCAGTTCTCAGCCTCTTCTCTCTCACGTGGCTCTGGCTGTGGCCAGTAAACTCACATCAGCTCTGTTTAGTGCTGCCAG TGGTTGGTTGGGTTGGAAGAGTAAAAACGATGAGGAGTCAGCGCAGAAACAGAAACCAAAGGTGGAGCCAGCCACGCCTCTTCCTGTTAG GTTTGGTCTTCCTGATTCTCGTCGGCACGGCGAGACTATCTGTCTCTCTCCATGTAACACTATGGCTGCAGTCACAGATGATTTTGGAAGAGTCACGCTCCTGGATGTGGCACGAGGCATCGCTATCAGGATGTGGAAGG gTTACCGTGATGCTCAGCTCGGGTGGCTGCAGGTATCCGAAGCACGTGGGGAAAGAGAAATAGCAACATCTCCCTCTATGCCCCGACGCCATGCCCAATTTCTGGTGATTTATGCCCCGCGCAGGGGCATTTTAGAGGTGTGGGGAACCCAGCATGGACCACGAGTGGGGGCTTTTACTGTAGGCAAACAGTGCAG GCTGCTGTACGCAGGTCACAGGTTAATGGGTGTGAACAGTGTAACCAGTCAGGGCTGGCAGATACACACACAGCAAGTGTGTCTGTTTGACCCTGTTAGTGGACTTCTGAGATGCATCACTATACCATTTCACCTTGCACTTAG TGATAAGAAGAGCGAGCGTGCCAAAGACATGCACCTGCTCAAGAGACTAACATCTCTACTGAAGAGCAGGGAGGTGGAGCCAG ctctgCTTGAGAGTGAAGCACAAAATGTGTTACTGGACATTAAACATCCAGCTCTAAAAAAACAG GCCTTGGAGTCATTGCTGTCTAATAGGAATGCACCGGTGTCCTGTTTGATCAACGTTACTCGTGCACTATTGGCCAGCCTAAAAGAACAAG ATCCCGAGGCAGTGGATGAATCTTTGGTGCAGTTTTGTTCATCGCAACTTAAACTGCTCCAGCTTTATACAGATGTCCAGCTACTGCACACACCAGATACTTCACCCACTGAGTCTGAACAT TTGTCGTTCTCTGGCATTGAAGACGATCTGGCTCGAGTCGGCCCAGTcttacagcaatacacagagaTAAACACTCGGCCCTGCGTTTCCTTCGCTCAAGACTCCGGCGAGCTGTTGCCTGTCCGAACATTCCTGTCTCTGTTGGAGTGGGTCGACGGAGAGCTGAGGGTGATTAAACAGACCGATACCGACTGGAGCCAACTAG GTAGTTTTCTGTTCTGGGGTTGTCTTTCTGGCCAGAGTCCCTTACAGAAAGTGTGTGAGACTTTACAGGAGAGCGGCATTAGTCCTCAACAGCTGCTG TCTTTGCTGTTATCAGTTTGGCTGAACAAAGAAAAGGAGGTTCTGAAGTGTCCAGCCGCTGTCTCGAACCTGCACACACTGCTCTCCACACTCAGCGCAATGAAAG GGGCGGTTGATGCATCATGGGACGGGCAGAGCATCTCCCCCTGGTGGCAACAGGTGCGCACGACGTGTCTTCAGTCTGAGAGTGCAGCTGCTGCACTATTGGCTGCTGTGGTCGCTCATCACGTAGCCAAGAGCACCATCACCAAACTGGCACAGAGCAAG TTTCAGGAGGGATGGGAGTGTGTGTCTCTGGAGTTGGAGCAGTGGGTGGTGTGTATAAAACAGTTGGAGGACGTTCTTGCTCTGCAGACGTTGCTCTGCCTGCCGCCCCCTCAGGGTTCTGCAGGGGGCGCTGTTTCACGCTGCTCGGTCAAAACACTCTTGGAGAGTGGAAGAG GAGGTGTAGCAGACTGTGTGTCAAAGTTGATCTTCAGACAGGGTGTGTCTCCAGAACTCTTGAAGGATATTTTACAGCAGAGGGTGGAGAATCAATCCACAGAACAGCCATCACAGCCAGGGGAAGAGGAGAGACTTAAAG AGCTGCTTGAGTTTGTTTGTCAGCGTTTCCCGAGCTCTCTGTCTCCTGATGTGCTGTTTGCTCATTGTAGCTGGGAACATGTGGTCCAGTGGAACAAAGACCCGGAG GTTGGGCAGTATTTAGACTGGTCAGTGGAGTTTTTGAAGATGATCTCCAATCCACACATCCAGCTGG GTATCTCTGCTATGATGTGGCACACATTTATTGTCAAGCGGTTTTCAGCTGCTGCCTATCTAATGGAAAAG GTGGGAAAGGCACCCAAAGATCGGCTTTGCAGACGG GATGTGGGAATGGGAGACGCAGCCGTGAGAAGTTTTATGGGCTCCTGCGTGCAGTTACTTCAGGCTCTGATGGAGGTCTCGTCTTCCTCTTTTCTCCCTTTATTTCCTTTTTTCTCTAGA GCGGATTCAGGAGTGGAGGAAGTGTCTGCTCCGGACGTATGCGTGGAAGAAGCGTGGAGCGCCGCCGAAGGTCCGGTGTCTATCGTGGAGCTGGCGATGGATCAGCGATCGGTTCACTATCCGCTCGTTCAACATCACTGCGTGTTAGCATCCCTCATGCATGCCGCTATGACCTTCTCTCTTCGCCTTAAACCGCTCAGCCTATTCGACAGTAAG GGTAAGAACGCATTCTTCAGAGAGTTGACCTCAATTCAGCTGCTGCCCAGTGGAGATATGGACCCAAACCTGGTGGCTGTGAGACAAGAG tttCTGATGGCTGTATTAACAGGCTGGGTGAAGGCTTTAGCAGAAGCTGAGGAGAATGGTGTCAGACATAGTGGCACTGAAGACATGTGGCCATCTGTGTGTATGGAGCTCACATCTCTACTGCAGGTCAATACCGACATTCTGCGCAGACATCTCGTCTGCGAACTCTACAACCAGGGCCTGGACCTGCGGGCAGAGGAG ctgatGATGGAGGTCGAGGATAAGGATGTTTTGGGCTCTCAGCTCCTGGTGTTGACGGGTCAGAGACTCTCCTTCTCTCTGCTTCACTCCCAATCACAAACCAAACCCAACATGGAGCTGCTGGCCCGTCTGCCGCCCACCCTCTGCACCTGGCTGAAGGCCATG GACCCGAGCGAGCTCCGCTGTCCCTCAGTACCTCTGTCTCAGAGCGGCCGACTTATCAACAAAGTTGTCGAGATGctacctgaaaaccacgcccagtACAGCCTTGCCCTCCACCTGCTGGAGGCTGTGGACTCCTTACAGGACGAGCCCTGA